AGTTATGAACAGATGGTGTCAACCGTTGTGAGTTTATTGACTGAGAGAGATGAAGACATCGCTTTACTAGCACGTTAGTCCCTTTCTGTTTGATTCATAACCATTTTCCTTTTTCTTAAGAATGTGTATCTGTTGGAAAAGAGAATGAACATGTGATCTggttttggtttagggttagctGTGCTTATACGACCTCAGCACAGGAAACAGTTCGGTGAGCTGTTAAAGTCATTGACCGGAAATGATTCGGTTACATATCAAGACATGTCATCAAGTCAGCCAAATCAAGgtattctttttcatttttcatatgTTATTCATCATGATAATTGCTATATATGTCCTTAATTACTTTTTCTTTGCAGCTTCTCAGTTATCTGCAGGAAAGACTCAAAGCAAGATATCATTCTTCTTATCTTGAATGTTGCTGAGTTTCATTCATTCTGCTGTAATGAGGTCTCTGAGATATTGAATCAATATctgcactttatttatttttacttgggCTATACATGAGATTTTTTCAGTAAAATGTTCAAAGAACAAATGTCCCTCTACTGACATATAATTGTCAGTTATATGTAATTTCATATTTttcaatactgtaaaaaaagtatttttaaaataaataaattagatctTTAATTCTTTGTGCActtaatttttaaattgtgttttacttgttgtttttttttaattaattttttatattagaaTGGTTTGTGGGTCAGTGAATGCACACATACATCTGTCATGTAGGCGCAAGGAGCTTTGATGTTCTCACGAGATGTGTGTTTAACTTGCACATTtttaccacattatagcgaccatgaggaggttaccccatgtgactctaccctccctagcaaccgggccaatttggttgattaggagacctggctggagtcactcagcacgccctgggattcgaactagtgagctagcgtaatttaccactgagctacccaggcccccatgaacAATATGTAACGTtaacatcaagcgtttaaaatgggtactccagtccaaattcaaaatattggagagatttgtctcccccgccccctcctccccagactccacgcgttgaggacacgcaacaggaacgagtaaactgacaatggcaagcgacgagacttacactgtaagttgatcagctaatgtatatgtttgcaatatttttattgtttgcaaatataaaccagctcatgtggattttttataacgtcaatgttagctagatggcttacatggctgcagcgcgctgtgtttgcccCTAAcctgtttcaaatctggcaacccgggtgtcaaaatactattggtgagtgggcagtggacaggatcacacaggccaaaacacaaacagaaattctgtaacggacatttcaaagtagaatatactggctgtagcactgttttcggagaagccagtatttcaacttagcatgtttcctaaatctctaaaatattatgataattgtatgctttagtacagtaaatatattacatatttttctgaaaaaaaaaaaaaaaagatttagtgCACCATGAACTATGATGTAGGATGACGATTGTGAGGTCAAAGTTGAGCGGCTCCGCACTGAAAGAGAACCAGACCGTCTATAGCCAAAGAGAAGCAAAACAATGCCAAGAATCCGACCCACGGAAAATATCAAATGTAAGATCATGATTATCAAAAACATTTAGCGAGGTAAAATCATGTATTTGAATATAGGTTGCAAGAAATTAGCAAGAGATCGTGTTAACCGCTGGACTTTCTTGTTACGTTAGCCTAAAAGCTAACCGGATTCATTACGTACAATCCACTCAacctacatacactatattgccaaaagtattcgctcacccatccaaataattgaattcaggtgttccaattacTTCCACGGCCAcaggtgtgtatatataatatatatatatatatatgcagactgcttctacaaacatttgtgaaagaatgggccgctctcaggagctcagtgaattccagcgtggtactgtgataggatgccacctgtgcaacaagtccagtcgtgaaatttcctcgctactaaatattccacagtcaactgtcagtggtattataacaaagtggaagcgattgggaatcacagcaactcagccacgaagtggtaggccacgtaaaatgacagagcggggtcagcagatgctgaggcacatagtgtgcagaggtcgccaactttctgcagagtcaattgctacagacctccaaagttcatgtggccttcagattagctcaagaacagtgcgtagagagcttcatggaatgggtttccatggccgaggagctgcatccaagccatacatcaccaagtgcaatgcaaagcgtcggatgcagtggtgtaaagcacgccgccactggactctagagcagtggagacgcgttctctggagtgacgaatcacgcttctccatctggcaatctgatggacgagtctgggtttggaggttgccaggagaacggtacttgtctgactgcattgtgccaactgtgaagtttggtggagaggggattatggtgtggggttgtttttcaggagctgggcttggccccttagttccagtgaaaggaactctgaatgcttcagcatacaaagagattttggacaattccatgctcccaactttgtgggaacagtttggggatggccccttcctgttccaacatgactgcacaccagtgcacaaagcaaggtccataaagacatggatgagcaagtttggtgtggaagaacttgactggcctgcacagagtcctgacctcaacccgatagagcacctttgggatgaattagagcgaagactgcgagccaggccttctcgtccaacatcagtgtctgacctcacaaatgcgcttctggaagaatggtcaaaaattcccataaacacactcctaaaccttgtggaaagccttcccagaagagttgaagctgttgtaGCTGCAaggggtgggccgacgtcatattaaaccctatggattaagaataggatgtcacttaagttcatatgcgtctaaaggcagatgagcgaatacactatattgccaaaagtatatgTCCAATATGTCACACAAAATCACCAGATACAAGACAATGTAATGATAGATGCTTAGATGTTGAAATAAGAGGCGGAGGCAGAACTCATGGTTGCTAATCTGCAAATACATGTTTGCTAGGAGTAAAGTATTTTTTGTATGATTTTTGTTTGTGAATTTATCACACATGACACTGCTAGCTTAAATTCTGTTCAAGACAAGTGTTTGCAATGTACTGCTGCTGATCGCCTCACTTTTTAGTTTATCTGTTACTGTAGTTCTACCACAGTGAGCTCCTTTAATGTAGTCAGTAGGGCCCTGATCATCACAATGGATGAAAGCAGCCTGGAAGAAGCCATCAAGGCCTACAATGCTCAGCTTCAGCAGGTGGATCTGGCGTTAGCTGCTGGTCTGGGTTCAGCTGAGCAGGCTGACCTGGTGAAGCTAAAGGAAGATCTGCAACAGCTCATTGAACTAACTGAGTCCAGCCTAGTGTCGATCAGAAAAAGCCAGTTGCTAGCTTCACTAGAGAAACCCTCAAGGAACCAAAATGTAACATCAGTTACTGAAGAATCGAGTTTGGATGATGAGTTTGCAGTGTTCTATTCTGAACTGTCGGAGGACACTGCTGAGGTCAGACAGAACGCTGAACCTGATGGAGATGAGGAACAAGAAGAAAACCAGATTGAGCCAGATGAAGAGGAGGATATAAGTGGAACAAAAGTGTGTGCACCCTACCGTACCTCGTGGGGAACACTAGAGTACCACAACGCCTTGGTGGTTTGCTCCGAGGAGCCAGAAGGGGAAGATGCCCGAGTCCGGGTGCTTTACCTCCATCCCACAAACAAATCCATGAAACCCTGTGGATTCTTCCTTGAAGGTAAGTGCCGTTTCATGGACAATTGCAGGTACAGATACAAATTCTATATTAGCAGCAGAAattttctgttaaatttacatttattcatttggcagatgcttttatccaaagtgacttgcagtgcattcaagctatacattttacCATACTAcacttttatatttttactttCAGTTTTAGTGTAAACATTGAATACAGGCAGTTTTGTTGGTATTTGTAGCTTTCAAAGTTTTAACATTTGATTGGAAATCAAGCATGTCAAAGCAGACAGttttattcatattcatattatcTAAATAGCTGCCTAAACCTTACCCtgtttactttaaaggaatagttcacccaaaaatgaaaattcatcattcaCTCAACCTGAGGCCATCCCTGATGttcatgactttcttccttctgcagaaaaaaaacaaaaacaaatatttttttgaagaatatctcagctctgtaggtccatacaagtgaatggtggccagaactctgaagctccaaaaagcacataaaggcagtgtgaaagtaattcatatgactccagtggtttaatccatgcttctgaagcgatataagtgtgagtgagaaacagatcaatatttaagtctttttttactatgaatctcaaccttcactttcacagtcttcttttgttttttggtgatttgcattcttgcATATCGACATCTACTGGTCGGGGCtgttcaaaggtggagatttatagtaaaaagtacttaagtatcgatctgtttctcacccacacctatcatatcgcttctgaagacatggatttaactcctggattcgtatggattatgtttatgctgcatttgcgctttttggagcttcaaagttctggccaccatttacgtgcattgtaaggacctacagagaatgagatattcttctgaaaatcttaattcgtgttctgcagaagaaagaaagtcatgcacatctgggatggcattagagtgagtaaatgatgaaagaattttcatttttgggtgaactatccctgtaaaggTAAACAGCACCACTAGAAGCACTAAACTAAATTGCAAAAATGAACTGTTTTCATTAATTACTGTTTTTGGGAAAACGGGTAGTCCTGCGCCAAAAACTCGATCAGCATTGATTAAGCCAATGGTTTTATATTTTGACCCACTCTGACTGATCCATTTTGTGCTGCTAGTGGGACAGAAATGACACTTTTCACCTTAAGATTCTAAAATGGTAATGacgtgcatgtctgtgtgtttgttaggTACTCTCATGGCATGGTGGTGTGTGTATCAGAGCTAAGGAACTTCATGGAAGCGGATATTAGTAACATGGAGTCAGGCTCTGCATGTTTGGCCAAGCATGAAGATGGCATCTGGTACCCAGCCAGAATATCAGGTGCAATACCACAGTTATTTCACCAACATCAACAAAGAACGGAAGAAGACAGATTGCTACAAGATAGGATTTTGTTTGTTACAAAACAAATCCCATCAAGTATCTACAAGACATAGAGAGATACATTATTGATGCCTGAGGCAAAATTTCATGGAAAACAGCAGCAGCATCAAACATAGACTGAACAAAAACACAACAGTACATGCACACAGGCAAGTAAAACAGCTGACGGTGCAAACGTGTACAATAAGACATCCTGCTTCCTTTTTCTCCAGAGATTGAAGGTGGTTTTTACACAGTGAAATCTGACTCGCTGCTGTTGAAGGAGGCAGTACTGGAAGCTGATAGGATCATCCCTCCTCTTTGTCAGGACGAGTATTCCTCATCCTCGGACTCTGAGGATGATCCTGACCAGTGTGATGGTAGCTATTCTAAAGGTGCTAAAGCGTTAATTACACCGTTCCCTGGGAATTACATCAAATGacctttaattattattttttgtcttgagacattattttcattacaatatttCCCACCTATTGTCATTAAtgtaatgctaaaaaaaaaatctcatgctCATTACTGTAATCTGTGAGAAAATAATGATATAGTATTTAAATTGTAacgtatttatacatcatggtcaAATTTGTTGTACTGTCTGTAATATGCAGATtaaaaaaacattgcattacagtaatttttgAATTTACAATGTAAAGTACTGTATTACAGTTATAAGAATCTAATGACGATTACCACTGAGAAttgagaattacaaaaaaaaaaaaaagtcaaacagaattgttaaaaatgtcacaatgtaaaaaataaataaaaataaaccttaacggtcttaaaataggcttaatttcaTAATGCAAGTTTTTATTATCTATCTGTGAATAGACTACCATTGCACGAATGACAGTGTGTACAGTAAGTGTACAGGAAGTAACTGCAGTTAAGCAATACTGATTTCgagaatatttaaaaatgtcattaacatGTATTAACATGTCTACCTGCAGTATAACAATTATTAGATGCATTTtgtgtttaaattaaatttgtgTTATAGTTTTCACTTCATCTAGAGAGGAAGATTTGACCAAGGTAAACAGTACAGAGTTTTGTGGTTGGGAGGCTCACACACGTGGCACTGGCTCCAAGCTCTTGCTGAAAATGGGTTATGAGGTTGGGAAAGGTAGGTGGCACAGTCAAACATCAGAATGTAAAAATCATCAGAACAGATCTTTTGAATACACTTAATGgctaaaagtatgtggacacccccttccaAATAACGGGTGGGGTATTATATATACTCCATACAGGGCCATTGTTGAAAATTCTGTGCTTTCAACTTTGTTGCAGCAGTTTGGGGAGTGCCCCCTGTGCACAAAGCGGGGTCCATtaagaaatgtcctcacagaaatgaCTGAGATAGCCAAACCCGTTAATTGTAATGGGTTGTTCACGTACCATATGTTCCAGAATATAAGTCgcagttttttttcttcatctgaaAGTTCCTGCGTCCAAAGCAacttaataatgtaatttaaactTAATTGATGTCAGCCGGTCAAACACACTGCACACTCAAACACCTGTGCTTAAAACGCTACTACCATCTTTATGACTGATATATTCAATTTGTAAGTAGCCTATTTAGAGCCATTTACTAAGTGTTTTATGAAATCAGTTAAAATATTTTGTCCAATCATATCATTAATTTGCTAACAAATAATGAAATACCCCTGTCAAACACAACTCCTAACGTCCTCACAAAATTAtgtgaaacataaaaacattcaGTCCACCAGAAGATTAGTGCATAGCAAATAGGTTTACAAAAATTCATGATCGACAGTCAGTTACGAATTAACGAGTTAACGAATTAATGGAATACAAGCATATTCTttcactcacagactaaaagctatTTGTATACAGCAGAGAGTTacacaagtttttattttttatttattttttattttttgtgaaacatacagaattatattttttacacaGTATTACTTAAAGCAGATGCTCCCGATTAAAATTAGCCCAAATAAAACTCTGATCATAGAGCGCATCTTGACATTCTAAGCGGCTGAAAGGAATTCTGCTGCATGCAACCTCTGTGAGTCTTTCAATGCGaataactgtttgttttttttctctccacaacGTCATTTTGACCTGGTGTTACTTGTATACAGCTGTGActttatttccataaaatatgGTTCTTTTTGCTGTGTACTGTATGCTGTGCATAGACCTGGATCAGGTATTTCTGTGTATGAATAGGTTTGGGGAAAACACTTTC
This DNA window, taken from Myxocyprinus asiaticus isolate MX2 ecotype Aquarium Trade chromosome 37, UBuf_Myxa_2, whole genome shotgun sequence, encodes the following:
- the LOC127428134 gene encoding zinc finger CCCH-type with G patch domain-containing protein-like — its product is MDESSLEEAIKAYNAQLQQVDLALAAGLGSAEQADLVKLKEDLQQLIELTESSLVSIRKSQLLASLEKPSRNQNVTSVTEESSLDDEFAVFYSELSEDTAEVRQNAEPDGDEEQEENQIEPDEEEDISGTKVCAPYRTSWGTLEYHNALVVCSEEPEGEDARVRVLYLHPTNKSMKPCGFFLEGKCRFMDNCRYSHGMVVCVSELRNFMEADISNMESGSACLAKHEDGIWYPARISEIEGGFYTVKSDSLLLKEAVLEADRIIPPLCQDEYSSSSDSEDDPDQCDGSYSKGAKALITPEEDLTKVNSTEFCGWEAHTRGTGSKLLLKMGYEVGKGLGKTLSGCVEPVQAVVFPKGRLLDQCAELTQRKTAAAIAKDNPASHKPKAKKRKIPTSTRHNVFDFLNSKLGDHAQSASHSSSSVTGAEAYRGGKSTKRSLNVRLFQATEKVAQTEREIQSLTESLRKRNGRDATVVSQIEEKLSASRKLLEQLKAHEQSIQREQKKADTHKKMTEI